In one window of Drosophila mauritiana strain mau12 chromosome X, ASM438214v1, whole genome shotgun sequence DNA:
- the LOC117146998 gene encoding ATP-binding cassette sub-family F member 1 — MSKAKGKKKERFDDDEEQLEKVQEKKLPTSKKGGKKGKRGGGGADSSDEDVTPKNRDNEDLESIASSNQSKQQSAGKKQAKKGKKGKRNDDWSDEDEKPEKSLPANDLDDEDDDEAPLASKPAAKKPQPSKKNKKNKKKNDDFSDEDKPELDLDDQDTEDEVEVVAAKPASKKSKKKQQAQQKNKFAMSDDEEDEVAEDLPNDSEEEEGEQVSNKAAKESKKEQQKQPEKEVDEQEVAQVLSEKVAKVSLKEKTPELVPKVEPEPEPEPEPESEPQPAEEGEAEADPKFEESKETKEKKLTHKEKKKQKKQQEYERQMELMTKKGGAGHSDLDNNFTMSQVQKSAGQKAALEQAVDIKIENFTISAKGNDLFVNANLLIAHGRRYGLVGPNGHGKTTLLRHIATRAFAIPPNIDVLLCEQEVVATDKTAINTILEADVRRTEMLKKADELEKQFVGGDLTVQEELNDTFAELKAIGAYSAEARARRILAGLGFSKEMQDRPTNKFSGGWRMRVSLARALYLEPTLLMLDEPTNHLDLNAVIWLDNYLQGWKKTLLIVSHDQSFLDNVCNEIIHLDQKKLQYYKGNYSMFKKMYVQKRREMIKEYEKQEKRLRELKAHGQSKKAAEKKQKESLTRKQEKNKSKQQKQDEDEGPQELLARPKEYIVKFRFPEPSQLQPPILGVHNVTFAFPSQKPLFIKVDFGIDLTSRVAIVGPNGVGKSTFLKLLLGELEPQEGEQRKNHRLHVGRFDQHSGEHLTAEESAAEYLQRLFNLPHEKARKALGSFGLVSHAHTIKMKDLSGGQKARVALAELCLSAPDVLILDEPTNNLDIESIDALAEAINEYEGGVIIVSHDERLIRETGCTLYVIEDQTINEIVGEFDDYRKEVLDSLGEVVNNPSVVANAAVLQ; from the exons ATGTCCAAGGCCAAGGGTAAGAAGAAGGAGCGTTTTGATGACGAcgaggagcagctggagaaAGTGCAGGAGAAGAAGCTACCGACGAGCAAGAAGGGCGGTAAGAAGGGAAAGCGAGGAGGTGGCGGCGCCGACTCCAGCGACGAGGATGTCACGCCCAAGAATCGGGACAACGAGGATCTGGAGAGCATAGCCTCGTCGAATCAGAGCAAACAGCAGTCTGCCGGCAAAAAGCAGGCCAAGAAGGGTAAAAAGGGCAAGAGGAATGATGACTGGAGCGACGAGGATGAGAAGCCAGAGAAGAGTTTGCCTGCCAACGACCTGGACGATGAAGATGACGATGAGGCGCCTCTGGCATCCAAGCCAGCTGCCAAAAAGCCACAGCCCAgcaaaaagaacaaaaagaaCAAGAAGAAGAACGACGATTTCTCGGACGAAGATAAACCGGAGCTGGACTTGGACGACCAGGACACTGAGGACGAAGTGGAAGTGGTTGCTGCCAAGCCAGCCTCCAAGAAGTccaagaagaagcagcaggcTCAGCAAAAGAACAAGTTCGCCATGAGTGATGATGAGGAGGATGAGGTCGCCGAAGATCTGCCAAATGACAGCGAAGAGGAGGAGGGGGAACAGGTGTCCAACAAGGCGGCCAAGGAGTCAAAGAAGGAACAGCAGAAACAGCCCGAAAAGGAAGTGGATGAGCAGGAAGTGGCGCAAGTCCTTAGCGAAAAAGTGGCGAAAGTGAGTCTCAAGGAAAAGACACCTGAGCTCGTACCCAAGGTCGAGCCCGAACCCGAGCCCGAACCCGAGCCCGAGTCTGAACCCCAACCCGCCGAGGAAGGCGAAGCCGAGGCAGATCCCAAGTTCGAGGAGAGCAAAGAAACCAAGGAGAAGAAACTCACTCACAAGGAGAAAAAGAAGCAAAAGAAGCAGCAGGAGTACGAACGCCAAATGGAGCTGATGACGAAGAAGGGTGGTGCCGGTCACTCGGACTTGGACAACAATTTCACCATGTCGCAGGTGCAGAAGAGCGCAGGTCAAAAGGCGGCTCTGGAGCAAGCCGTGGACATCAAGATCGAGAATTTCACCATCTCAGCCAAGG gtaaCGATCTATTTGTGAACGCCAACCTATTGATTGCACATGGACGCCGTTATGGTTTGGTGGGTCCCAACGGGCACGGCAAGACCACCCTGCTCCGGCATATTGCCACCCGTGCCTTTGCCATACCGCCCAATATCGATGTGCTGCTTTGCGAACAGGAAGTCGTAGCTACCGATAAAACGGCCATCAATACAATCCTGGAAGCGGATGTGCGTCGCACAGAGATGCTAAAGAAGGCCGATGAACTGGAGAAACAGTTTGTCGGTGGCGATTTGACTGTGCAGGAGGAGCTAAACGACACCTTCGCGGAACTGAAAGCCATTGGAGCCTACTCGGCGGAAGCCAGGGCACGCAGAATCCTTGCCGGTTTGGGTTTCAGCAAAGAGATGCAGGACAGGCCGACGAACAAATTCTCCGGAGGCTGGCGCATGAGAGTGTCCCTAGCAAGAGCTCTCTACCTGGAGCCCACGTTGCTTATGCTCGACGAACCGACCAATCATTTGGATCTTAATGCTGTCATTTGGCTGGACAACTATCTGCAGGGCTGGAAGAAGACCCTGTTGATCGTGTCCCACGACCAGAGTTTCTTGGACAACGTCTGCAACGAGATCATACATTTGGATCAGAAGAAACTGCAATACTACAAGGGCAACTATTCCATGTTCAAGAAGATGTATGTCCAGAAACGCCGCGAGATGATCAAGGAGTACGAGAAGCAGGAGAAGCGCCTGCGCGAGCTGAAGGCCCACGGTCAGTCGAAGAAGGCAGCGGAAAAGAAGCAAAAGGAATCGCTCACACGCAAGCAGGAGAAGAACAAGTCCAAGCAGCAGAAACAGGACGAGGATGAGGGACCGCAGGAGCTGCTGGCCAGGCCCAAGGAATACATTGTCAAGTTCCGCTTCCCGGAGCCATCGCAGCTCCAGCCACCCATTCTGGGTGTCCACAATGTCACCTTCGCCTTTCCAAGCCAGAAACCGCTGTTCATCAAGGTTGACTTTGGCATTGATCTAACTAGTCGAGTGGCCATCGTGGGACCCAATGGTGTGGGCAAATCAACCTTCCTGAAGCTGCTGCTCGGTGAATTGGAACCGCAGGAGGGTGAGCAGCGCAAGAATCACCGACTTCATGTGGGCCGCTTTGATCAGCACTCAGGTGAACATCTCACGGCAGAGGAATCGGCTGCGGAGTACCTGCAGCGTCTGTTCAATCTGCCTCACGAAAAGGCGCGCAAGGCATTGGGTTCCTTTGGTTTGGTCAGTCATGCACACACCATCAAGATGAAGGATCTTTCCGGTGGTCAGAAAGCCCGTGTGGCCCTCGCTGAGCTTTGCTTGAGTGCGCCGGATGTACTAATTCTCGATGAGCCTACGAACAATCTGGACATCGAGAGTATCGACGCCTTGGCGGAGGCAATCAACGAGTACGAGGGTGGCGTGATCATCGTCTCCCACGACGAGCGTTTGATCCGTGAAACAGGTTGCACTCTCTACGTGATTGAGGATCAGACGATCAACGAGATTGTTGGAGAGTTCGATGACTACAGAAAGGAGGTTCTCGATTCGCTCGGCGAGGTGGTCAACAATCCTAGCGTGGTGGCCAATGCGGCTGTGCTGCAATAA
- the LOC117147001 gene encoding replication protein A 14 kDa subunit gives MDAFDPRSIINGGMLKQFSGQTVSIMVRVESVAGSTLLASSTDNHKLKINLPGELGAAEGAWVEVIGVPHGADTLRAKEVIEFGGENIDFDKDGYNGLSHLINNVKAFYRSG, from the exons ATGGATGCCTTTGATCCACGCTCGATTATCAACGGCGGCATGCTGAAGCAGTTTTCCGGCCAAACCGTGAGCATAATGGTTCGCGTTGAAAGCGTCGCGGGATCCACTTTGTTGGCCAGTTCCACGGACAACCACAAGCTGAAGATCAATCTGCCGGGAGAACTGGGCGCCGCCGAAGGAGCCTGGGTGGAGGTCATTGGAGTGCCCCATGGCGCGGACACCCTCAGGGCCAAAGAG GTCATTGAGTTTGGCGGCGAGAACATCGACTTCGATAAGGATGGCTATAATGGGTTGAGCCACCTGATTAACAATGTCAAGGCCTTCTATCGCAGCGGCTAG
- the LOC117146999 gene encoding uncharacterized protein LOC117146999 produces MAAAETGNTGSTGSAGSTGSGSGSGSSSDPANGREARNLAEKQRRDKLNASIQELATMVPHAAESSRRLDKTAVLRFATHGLRLQYVFGKSASRRRKKPGLKGTGMSASPVGDLPNPSLHLTDTLMQLLDCCFLTLTCSGQIVLVSTSVEQLLGHCQSDLYGQNLLQITHPDDQDLLRQQLIPRDIETLFYQHQHHQQQGHNPQQHSTSTSASASGSDLEEEEMETEEHRLGRQQGEADEDEDHPYNRRTPSPRRMAHLATIDERLRMDRRCFTVRLARASTRAEATRHYERVKIDGCFRRSDSSLTGGAAANYPIVSQLIRRSRNNNMLAAAAAVAAEAATVPPQHDAIAQAALHGISGNDIVLVAMARVLREKRPPEETEGTVGLTIYRQPEPYQLEYHTRHLIDGSIIDCDQRIGLVAGYMKDEVRNLSPFCFMHLDDVRWVIVALRQMYDCNSDYGESCYRLLSRNGRFIYLHTKGFLEVDRGSNKVHSFLCVNTLLDEEAGRQKVQEMKEKFSTIIKAEMPTQSSSPDLPASQAPQQLERIVLYLIENLQKSVDSAETVGGQGMESLMDDGYSSPANTLTLEELAPSPTPALALVPPAPSSVKSSISKSVSVVNVTAARKFQQEHQKQRERDREQLKERTNATQGVIRQLSSCLSEAETASCTLSPASSLSAGEAPDTPDPHSNTSPPPSLHTRPSVLHRTLTSTLR; encoded by the exons ATGGCAGCAGCAGAGACGGGCAACACGGGCTCCACAGGATCCGCTGGCTCGAcaggatcgggatcgggaagTGGGAGCTCCTCAGATCCAGCGAACGGACGGGAGGCCCGTAATCTTGCCGAGAAACAGCGACGGGATAAGCTTAATGCCAGCATCCAGGAGCTGGCCACCATGGTACCACATGCAGCCGAATCCTCCCGTCGCCTGGACAAAACCGCCGTCCTCAGATTCGCCACCCATGGCCTGCGACTTCAGTATGTCTTTGGCAAATCCGCTTCCAGACGTCGCAAGAAACCCGGCCTCAAGGGAACGGGCATGTCTGCCTCACCTGTCGGAGATCTACCCAATCCCAGTCTGCATCTAACGGACACTCTAATGCAACTGCTGGACTGCTGTTTCCTCACCCTAACCTGCAGTGGCCAAATCGTTTTGGTATCCACCAGCGTGGAGCAGCTATTGGGCCACTGTCAGTCCGATTTGTATGGCCAGAATCTGCTGCAGATCACGCATCCCGACGATCAGGACCTGTTGAGGCAGCAGCTAATACCCAGGGATATAGAGACCCTGTTCTATCAGcatcagcaccaccagcagcagggTCACAATCCCCAGCAGCACTCCACTTCCACGTCGGCCTCAGCCTCGGGCAGTGatctggaggaggaggaaatgGAGACGGAGGAACACCGTCTGGGGCGGCAGCAGGGAGAGGCGGACGAAGACGAGGATCACCCGTACAACCGACGAACACCCAGCCCGCGGAGAATGGCCCATCTGGCGACCATTGATGAACGACTACGCATGGATCGCCGCTGCTTTACAGTCCGCTTGGCCAGGGCTTCCACGCGAGCGGAGGCCACGCGTCATTACGAGCGGGTGAAGATCGATGGCTGCTTTCGTCGCAGTGACTCCTCCTTGACCGGAGGTGCCGCTGCCAACTATCCCATTGTCTCCCAGCTGATACGACGCTCGAGAAACAATAATAtgctggctgctgctgcagcggtggcagcagaaGCGGCGACGGTCCCGCCCCAGCACGATGCCATTGCCCAGGCGGCGCTGCACGGGATCAGCGGCAATGATATTGTCCTGGTGGCCATGGCCAGGGTGCTGCGAGAGAAACGGCCGCCTGAGGAGACGGAGGGTACTGTGGGCTTGACCATCTATAGGCAGCCAGAACCCTATCAGTTGGAGTACCATACGAGGCATCTAATCGACGGCAGCATCATCGACTGTGATCAAAGGATTGGTCTGGTGGCGGGATATATGAAGGATGAG GTGCGCAACCTTAGTCCCTTCTGTTTCATGCACCTGGACGACGTTCGCTGGGTGATTGTGGCCCTTCGACAAATGTACGATTGCAACAGTGACTATGGCGAGAGCTGCTACCGTCTGCTGTCCCGCAACGGGCGCTTCATTTACCTGCACACCAAGGGCTTTCTGGAGGTCGACCGTGGCAGTAATAAGGTGCATTCCTTTCTGTGCGTCAACACGCTGCTCGATGAGGAGGCGGGCCGGCAAAAGGTGCAGGAGATGAAGGAGAAATTCTCGACAATCATCAAGGCGGAGATGCCCACGCAGAGCAGCAGTCCCGATTTGCCCGCCTCGCAGGCACCGCAGCAGCTGGAACGGATTGTCCTCTATCTAATAGAGAACCTACAGAAGAGTGTGGATTCAGCAGAGACGGTTGGCGGCCAGGGCATGGAAAGCCTAATGGACGATGGCTACAGTTCGCCAGCAAATACGTTAACCCTCGAGGAGCTAGCTCCCTCGCCCACGCCCGCCTTGGCCTTGGTGCCGCCGGCTCCCTCATCGGTCAAGAGCTCCATCTCCAAGTCGGTGAGTGTGGTCAATGTGACGGCGGCCAGAAAGTTTCAGCAGGAGCATCAGAAGCAGCGTGAACGAGACCGTGAGCAGCTTAAGGAGCGCACCAACGCCACGCAGGGCGTGATCCGGCAACTGAGCAGCTGTCTCAGCGAGGCGGAAACGGCATCCTGTACCCTATCACCAGCCAGTAGCTTGAGTGCCGGCGAGGCACCGGACACGCCCGATCCGCACAGCAACACATCACCGCCACCGTCGCTCCACACACGACCCAGTGTCCTGCATCGAACCCTGACCAGCACGCTGCGATGA